A genomic stretch from bacterium includes:
- a CDS encoding sugar phosphate isomerase/epimerase, translating into MPCVVHSTVPYPMLMEPGTPRMLSDAGVGPEIYFPAATLGAITPAEAESTAETLRGAGIRSLSFHAPFEDVWPGARDEEARRFAVRRLSGAIALAPVFRPAGIVLHGGYSDWLFDFQPEKWFTPARRSFGELAEAAEKAGTDLFVENVFDEIPDHLLRLRDAVGSPRLHFCFDPGHATLFSRLPVQKWAEAFGEGIRLVHVHDNRGRRDDHLPVGEGGINFRGVLLAVRDAGAHPILTVEPHRKEHFARSVAGLRAILSTI; encoded by the coding sequence ATGCCCTGCGTCGTCCACTCCACCGTCCCCTACCCCATGCTGATGGAGCCGGGAACGCCGCGGATGCTGTCGGACGCCGGCGTCGGCCCGGAGATCTATTTCCCGGCGGCGACCCTCGGCGCGATCACGCCGGCCGAGGCCGAATCCACCGCGGAGACGCTGCGGGGGGCGGGGATCCGTTCCCTGTCGTTCCATGCCCCCTTCGAGGACGTGTGGCCCGGCGCGCGCGACGAGGAGGCGCGGCGCTTCGCGGTGCGCCGCCTCTCGGGCGCGATCGCCCTCGCCCCGGTCTTCCGCCCCGCCGGGATCGTTCTCCACGGCGGGTATTCCGACTGGCTCTTCGACTTCCAGCCGGAGAAGTGGTTCACCCCGGCGCGGCGCTCGTTCGGCGAGCTCGCCGAAGCGGCGGAGAAGGCGGGAACCGACCTGTTCGTGGAGAACGTCTTCGACGAGATCCCCGACCACCTGCTCCGCCTGCGGGATGCGGTGGGCTCTCCCCGCCTCCACTTCTGCTTCGATCCGGGGCACGCGACACTGTTCTCCCGCCTGCCGGTCCAGAAGTGGGCGGAGGCGTTCGGGGAAGGGATCCGCCTGGTGCACGTGCACGACAACCGGGGGCGCCGGGACGATCACCTTCCGGTGGGCGAGGGGGGGATCAACTTCCGGGGGGTCCTGCTGGCGGTGCGAGACGCGGGAGCCCACCCGATCCTCACGGTGGAACCGCATCGCAAGGAACACTTCGCGCGCAGCGTGGCGGGGCTCCGTGCGATCCTGTCGACGATATGA
- a CDS encoding GntR family transcriptional regulator, which translates to MTLRERIVETIRNAIVNGQLVPGVRIAEPELADKFGISRTPIREAFRQLESEGFITVVPRKGAIVASLSTRDVADFYDLKMVLEGYAARCAATTLKESDLMKMEAVNRQIEAASEKKDLRRLLDLHNEFHDIFLRACGNEKLHAIVQNLVMQFRRFRLILAMPGKIEGSIRQHWEIIDAFRKRDPALAEELVRKNALYGKKILLRELAKA; encoded by the coding sequence ATGACGCTTCGTGAGCGGATCGTCGAGACGATCCGGAACGCCATCGTCAACGGGCAGCTGGTCCCGGGAGTCCGCATCGCGGAACCGGAGCTGGCCGACAAGTTCGGGATCAGCCGCACGCCGATCCGGGAGGCGTTCCGCCAGCTGGAGTCGGAAGGCTTCATCACCGTGGTGCCGCGCAAGGGGGCCATCGTCGCCTCCCTGTCGACGCGCGACGTCGCCGACTTCTACGACCTGAAGATGGTCCTCGAGGGGTACGCGGCGCGATGCGCGGCCACGACCCTAAAGGAGTCCGACCTGATGAAAATGGAGGCGGTCAATCGCCAGATCGAGGCCGCGTCGGAGAAGAAGGACCTTCGGCGGCTTCTCGACCTGCACAACGAGTTCCACGACATCTTCCTCCGGGCGTGCGGAAACGAGAAGCTCCACGCGATCGTGCAGAACCTGGTCATGCAGTTCCGGCGCTTCCGCCTGATCCTCGCCATGCCGGGGAAGATCGAGGGGTCGATCCGGCAGCATTGGGAGATCATCGACGCGTTCCGCAAGCGGGATCCGGCGCTCGCGGAGGAGCTCGTCCGCAAGAACGCCCTCTACGGCAAGAAAATCCTTCTCAGGGAACTGGCGAAGGCCTGA
- the selA gene encoding L-seryl-tRNA(Sec) selenium transferase, translating into MPESRGLRLLPSVASLLASDAARALLRSHPRTVVVDALRDIVAAARASIDEEAAPLAREAWSERILSMLPGEIASRESLPMRRVINAAGIVVHTNLGRAALPGEALAAVLETARGYSNLEFDLASGERSSRVSHVEGMLRALTGAECAHVVNNNAAAVLLCLAGLARGREVIVSRGELVEIGGSFRIPDIMAESGARLVEVGTTNRTRLSDYENAITEQTALLLKVHPSNFSVHGFTGEVLTSDLARLGARAGIPVMEDQGSGALIDLSPHGIPGAASLRQALSAGPGIVTASGDKLLGGPQAGIILGKEDLVAPLTKHPLSRALRVDKMCLAALSAVLRLYADERRARDRVPVLRMLLEPEGRVRARARRLVRAIRASGSELVLAIERGGTSPGGGALPDVLLPTARVAVSHPRIPEAALEERLRRGTPPVVARVGKGQVLLDLRTVRDDEVPELAAAVSAAGKNAGKND; encoded by the coding sequence ATGCCCGAATCCCGAGGACTCCGCCTCCTGCCGTCCGTCGCGTCCCTGCTTGCGAGCGACGCCGCCCGCGCTCTCCTGCGATCCCACCCCCGCACCGTGGTGGTGGACGCGCTCCGCGATATCGTCGCCGCCGCCCGCGCCTCCATCGACGAGGAAGCGGCCCCGCTAGCGCGCGAGGCGTGGTCCGAACGGATCCTCTCGATGCTCCCGGGAGAGATCGCGTCGAGGGAGTCCCTCCCGATGCGCCGGGTGATCAACGCCGCCGGGATCGTCGTCCACACCAATCTCGGGCGCGCGGCGCTGCCCGGGGAGGCGCTCGCCGCGGTCCTCGAGACCGCACGGGGCTATTCGAACCTCGAGTTCGACCTCGCGTCGGGGGAACGATCGTCCCGCGTCTCGCACGTCGAGGGGATGCTGCGCGCCCTGACCGGCGCCGAGTGCGCCCACGTCGTCAACAACAACGCCGCCGCGGTGCTCCTCTGTCTCGCCGGCCTCGCCCGGGGGCGGGAAGTGATCGTCAGCCGCGGCGAACTCGTCGAGATCGGCGGGTCGTTCCGGATCCCCGACATCATGGCGGAGAGCGGCGCCCGGTTGGTGGAGGTGGGTACCACGAACCGGACCCGCCTTTCCGATTACGAGAACGCCATCACGGAGCAGACCGCGCTCCTGCTCAAGGTCCACCCTTCCAACTTTTCCGTTCACGGGTTCACCGGGGAGGTCCTCACCTCCGATCTCGCCCGCCTGGGAGCGCGCGCGGGGATCCCGGTCATGGAGGACCAGGGATCGGGGGCGCTGATCGATCTCTCCCCGCACGGAATACCCGGCGCGGCATCCCTGCGGCAGGCCCTGTCCGCCGGGCCGGGGATCGTCACCGCGAGCGGGGACAAGCTCCTGGGGGGGCCGCAGGCGGGGATCATCCTCGGGAAGGAGGACCTGGTAGCACCGCTTACGAAACACCCCCTCTCCCGGGCGCTCCGGGTCGACAAGATGTGCCTCGCCGCGCTCTCGGCGGTTCTTCGCCTCTACGCGGACGAACGCAGGGCGCGGGACCGGGTCCCCGTTCTCCGGATGCTCCTCGAGCCCGAGGGGCGGGTGCGCGCCAGGGCGCGTCGCCTCGTGCGCGCGATCCGCGCCTCCGGGTCGGAACTGGTCCTCGCCATCGAGCGGGGCGGGACCTCCCCCGGCGGCGGGGCCCTCCCGGACGTCCTCCTTCCGACCGCCCGCGTCGCCGTCTCGCATCCGCGGATACCGGAAGCGGCCCTCGAGGAACGGCTGCGCCGTGGGACGCCTCCCGTGGTCGCCCGGGTGGGGAAAGGGCAGGTGCTCCTCGATCTGCGGACCGTCCGGGACGACGAGGTCCCGGAGCTTGCCGCGGCGGTTTCCGCCGCGGGCAAAAACGCGGGGAAGAACGATTGA
- a CDS encoding HNH endonuclease produces the protein MLNSSVLVLNRGYFPVHVTNARRAFCLLYSGLARAINGQYETFDFPSWSALSVAAGDPAIGVVGRTVRIPRVVVLVAYDRVPRRNVRFSRRNIFVRDRNTCQYCGKPFPSSELNLDHVVPRSQGGKTNWENIVCSCIPCNKRKGGNRPEETGMRLVTAPRTPRWSPEFAFSLRTPIHREWVPFLNVVDFTYWNLELRD, from the coding sequence ATGCTGAACTCCAGCGTCCTCGTGCTCAACCGGGGATACTTCCCGGTCCACGTCACGAACGCGCGCCGGGCCTTCTGTCTGCTCTACTCGGGGCTCGCCCGGGCGATCAACGGGCAATACGAGACGTTCGACTTCCCGTCATGGAGCGCCCTCTCGGTGGCCGCCGGGGACCCCGCCATCGGCGTCGTGGGGAGGACGGTGCGGATCCCCCGCGTGGTAGTCCTCGTCGCGTACGACCGGGTTCCACGGCGCAACGTCCGGTTCAGCCGCCGCAACATCTTCGTCCGGGACCGGAACACCTGCCAGTATTGCGGGAAGCCGTTCCCCAGCAGCGAGCTCAACCTGGACCATGTGGTCCCCCGCTCCCAGGGGGGAAAGACGAACTGGGAGAACATTGTCTGCAGCTGCATCCCCTGCAACAAGCGGAAAGGCGGGAATCGCCCCGAGGAGACCGGGATGCGGCTGGTGACCGCCCCGAGGACGCCCCGCTGGTCGCCGGAGTTCGCCTTCTCCCTGCGTACTCCCATCCACCGGGAATGGGTTCCGTTCCTCAACGTGGTCGACTTCACGTATTGGAACCTCGAACTTCGGGATTGA
- the aroE gene encoding shikimate dehydrogenase, with amino-acid sequence MNPPPRSGRGEIPPSLLFVVGHPVSHSLSPAMHNGVIARLGLPLRYIPVDLHPGQLRGFLRLVRAGNFLGGNVTIPYKEEAAALADTRSEAVEICGAANTLVVREGKLHAENTDGAGFLDALEAAGWGRRFRRAVLLGAGGAARGIAFALAGADAREIVLLNRDPRRAERVARLLSARYPSVVFSGGDLLPETLRREFRDADLIVQCTSLGLQGEWENFPIKDVQKSSRFADIVYRAGGTVLVRRLRARGVKTLGGLPMLAYQAARSFSLWTGRDVPGETFRKLAMKALKL; translated from the coding sequence TTGAACCCGCCACCCCGGAGCGGGAGGGGCGAGATCCCCCCCTCCCTACTCTTCGTTGTCGGCCACCCGGTCTCGCATTCGCTGAGCCCGGCGATGCACAATGGCGTCATCGCCCGGCTGGGCCTTCCTCTCCGCTACATCCCCGTCGATCTGCACCCCGGGCAGCTCCGCGGGTTCCTTCGGCTCGTCCGCGCCGGGAACTTCCTCGGGGGGAACGTCACGATTCCCTACAAGGAGGAAGCCGCCGCCCTCGCGGACACCCGTTCGGAGGCGGTGGAGATCTGCGGCGCGGCGAACACCCTGGTGGTCCGGGAAGGGAAACTCCATGCGGAGAACACGGATGGCGCGGGGTTCCTCGACGCTCTCGAGGCGGCGGGGTGGGGGCGTCGATTCCGCCGGGCCGTCCTCCTCGGCGCCGGCGGGGCGGCACGCGGGATCGCCTTTGCCCTCGCGGGGGCGGACGCCCGCGAGATCGTCCTGCTGAACCGGGACCCCCGCCGGGCGGAACGCGTCGCGCGGCTCCTTTCCGCGCGGTATCCCTCGGTCGTCTTTTCCGGCGGGGATCTCCTTCCCGAAACTCTCCGGCGGGAGTTCCGGGATGCGGACCTCATCGTCCAGTGCACCTCCCTCGGCCTCCAGGGGGAGTGGGAAAATTTTCCGATAAAAGATGTACAGAAATCGTCCCGCTTCGCCGATATAGTCTACCGGGCGGGGGGTACGGTCCTGGTCCGGCGGCTTCGGGCGCGAGGGGTGAAGACGTTGGGAGGGCTTCCGATGCTCGCCTATCAGGCCGCGCGGAGTTTCTCCCTTTGGACCGGGCGGGATGTCCCGGGGGAAACGTTCCGGAAGTTGGCGATGAAGGCTTTGAAATTATGA
- the pilB gene encoding type IV-A pilus assembly ATPase PilB: protein MSVLANKIGEMLQKGNLITADQLRGALELQEKSHERIGAVLVKAGFITEEELLAFLGRQFNLPVVDLSKYEINPEVVRLLPEEMVQKHLALPINRVGSKMIVAVADPSNMAIIDGIGFKTGYSVELVLASERAITSEINKFFDRSMEFKDIISELDEDFEVIREEEVDTADLTRGVDDAPVVKLANYLLTEAIKRRASDIHIEPYEKEFRVRYRVDGVLFEVMRPPLRLRNALSSRLKIMASLDIAERRLPQDGRIKMKIGKGREMDFRVSVLPTIYGEKIVLRLLDKSNLQLDMTKLGFEPAQLVDFNDAIHRPFGMILVTGPTGSGKTTTLYSALVDLNKVADNICSAEDPVEYNFAGINQVQTKEEIGLTFAAALRSFLRQDPDIIMVGEIRDYETAEIAVKAALTGHLVLSTLHTNDAPSTITRLLNMGVEPFLVSSSLNLVVAQRLARRVCTNCGEEIRIPPKALADAGMKPERIRLAKPAKGKGCDECSGTGFRGRVALYEVMPIKEEIKDLVLRGGSVLDLQREAVRLGMKTLRQSGLTKLEEGVTTLEEVLRVTAPD, encoded by the coding sequence ATGTCCGTACTGGCCAACAAGATCGGCGAGATGCTCCAGAAAGGAAACCTGATCACCGCCGATCAGCTGCGTGGCGCCCTCGAACTCCAGGAGAAATCCCACGAACGGATCGGAGCCGTCCTGGTGAAGGCAGGGTTCATCACGGAGGAGGAGCTCCTCGCGTTCCTGGGCCGCCAGTTCAACCTGCCCGTCGTCGACCTCTCGAAATACGAGATCAACCCCGAAGTCGTCCGCCTCCTGCCCGAGGAGATGGTTCAGAAGCACCTCGCGCTCCCGATCAACCGCGTGGGGTCGAAGATGATCGTCGCGGTGGCCGATCCCTCCAACATGGCGATCATCGACGGGATCGGGTTCAAAACGGGGTACTCCGTCGAACTGGTCCTTGCCTCCGAGCGCGCGATCACGTCCGAGATCAACAAGTTCTTCGACCGCTCGATGGAGTTCAAGGACATCATCTCCGAGCTCGACGAGGACTTCGAGGTCATCCGCGAGGAGGAGGTCGACACCGCCGACCTCACGCGCGGTGTCGACGACGCCCCGGTCGTGAAGCTTGCGAACTACCTTCTCACCGAGGCGATCAAGCGGCGCGCGTCCGACATCCACATCGAGCCGTACGAGAAGGAGTTCCGTGTCCGCTATCGCGTGGACGGCGTTCTCTTCGAGGTGATGCGCCCGCCGCTGCGGTTGCGCAACGCGTTGTCGTCGCGGCTGAAGATCATGGCCTCCCTCGACATCGCCGAGCGGCGCCTCCCCCAGGACGGCCGCATCAAGATGAAGATCGGGAAGGGGCGGGAGATGGACTTCCGCGTCTCCGTCCTCCCGACGATCTACGGAGAGAAGATCGTCCTCCGTCTCCTCGACAAGTCGAACCTGCAGCTCGACATGACGAAGCTGGGTTTCGAGCCCGCGCAGCTGGTCGACTTCAACGATGCGATCCACCGGCCCTTCGGCATGATCCTCGTCACCGGCCCCACCGGGTCCGGGAAGACGACGACCCTTTACTCCGCCCTCGTGGACCTCAACAAGGTGGCCGACAACATCTGCAGCGCCGAGGACCCTGTGGAGTACAACTTCGCGGGGATCAACCAGGTCCAGACGAAGGAGGAGATCGGCCTCACCTTCGCCGCGGCCCTGCGCTCCTTCCTGCGGCAGGACCCCGACATCATCATGGTGGGGGAGATCCGGGATTACGAGACCGCGGAGATCGCCGTCAAGGCGGCGCTCACCGGGCACCTGGTCCTTTCCACGCTGCACACCAACGACGCCCCCAGCACGATAACGCGGCTCCTGAACATGGGGGTCGAGCCGTTCCTCGTGTCGTCGTCGCTGAACCTCGTCGTCGCGCAGCGGCTTGCCCGCCGTGTCTGCACGAACTGCGGGGAGGAGATCAGGATCCCCCCGAAGGCGCTCGCGGACGCCGGGATGAAGCCCGAGCGGATCCGGCTCGCCAAACCGGCGAAGGGGAAGGGGTGCGACGAGTGCAGCGGGACCGGGTTCCGGGGGCGGGTCGCCCTCTATGAGGTGATGCCGATCAAGGAGGAGATCAAGGATCTCGTCCTGCGGGGAGGGTCGGTGCTCGATCTGCAGCGGGAGGCGGTCCGCCTGGGGATGAAGACGCTCCGCCAGTCCGGGCTCACGAAGCTGGAGGAGGGGGTCACGACGCTCGAGGAAGTGCTGCGGGTGACCGCGCCGGATTGA
- a CDS encoding type IV pilus twitching motility protein PilT, with the protein MLTMQELLGVMYEKGASDLHITTGIAPTIRVDGRLMPLPYEPLMPQDTRRLCYSVLTEAQKQRFEEEWELDLSFGVKGLSRFRANVYMQRGAVAGAFRTIPFRVRPFEELGLPPHLKELCKKPRGLVLVTGPTGSGKSTTLAAMLDKINNERQEHIITIEDPIEYLHPHKKCLVNQREVNADTQGFKKALKYILRQDPDVVLIGEMRDLETIEAALTVAETGHLVFATLHTNSCVQTINRILDVFPPYQQPQVRAQLSFVLEGVISQILIPKASGNGRALALEIMIPNPAIRNLIREEKVHQIYSQMQVGQAKFGMQTMNQSLLATYLRREITLDDAVSRSSDPDEFRNLLTNAQSHPQGSGRRA; encoded by the coding sequence ATGTTGACGATGCAGGAACTGCTCGGCGTGATGTACGAGAAGGGGGCGTCCGATCTCCACATCACGACGGGGATCGCGCCGACGATCCGCGTGGACGGCCGTCTGATGCCGTTGCCGTACGAGCCGCTCATGCCGCAGGACACCAGGCGGCTTTGCTACAGCGTCCTGACCGAGGCCCAGAAGCAGCGGTTCGAGGAGGAGTGGGAACTCGACCTCTCCTTCGGCGTCAAGGGGCTCTCCCGCTTCCGGGCGAACGTCTACATGCAGCGGGGGGCCGTCGCCGGCGCCTTCCGCACCATCCCGTTCCGGGTCCGTCCCTTCGAGGAGCTGGGGCTCCCGCCGCACCTGAAGGAGCTTTGCAAGAAGCCCAGGGGACTGGTCCTGGTGACCGGGCCGACCGGATCGGGAAAGTCGACCACTCTCGCGGCGATGCTCGACAAGATCAACAACGAGCGGCAGGAGCACATCATCACGATCGAGGACCCGATCGAGTATCTCCACCCGCACAAGAAGTGCCTCGTGAACCAGCGGGAGGTCAACGCCGACACGCAGGGGTTCAAGAAGGCGCTCAAATACATCCTCCGGCAGGACCCCGACGTCGTCCTCATCGGCGAGATGCGCGACCTGGAAACGATCGAGGCGGCGCTCACCGTCGCGGAGACCGGCCACCTCGTCTTCGCGACCCTCCACACGAACTCGTGCGTCCAGACGATCAACCGGATCCTCGACGTATTCCCTCCCTACCAGCAGCCGCAGGTCCGCGCGCAGCTTTCCTTCGTCCTCGAGGGGGTCATCTCCCAGATCCTGATCCCCAAGGCGAGCGGGAACGGGCGCGCCCTCGCTCTCGAGATCATGATCCCGAACCCGGCGATCCGGAACCTGATCCGGGAGGAGAAGGTGCACCAGATCTACTCCCAGATGCAGGTGGGACAGGCGAAGTTCGGGATGCAGACGATGAACCAGTCGCTGCTCGCGACGTACCTGCGCAGGGAGATCACGCTGGACGACGCGGTCAGCCGCAGTTCCGATCCCGATGAATTCCGCAATCTGCTGACGAACGCGCAGAGCCACCCCCAGGGATCGGGCCGCAGGGCATGA
- a CDS encoding type II secretion system F family protein encodes MTKFAWEGKNRGGGQVAGEMEAPSEAFVLAQLRREQILPLKIRKKGADLAIRFPWKGEKKVGGREMAIFTRQFATMIDAGLPLVQCLDILGMQQENPSFKKVILKIKEDVESGSTFADALSRHPKVFDALFVNLVAAGEVGGMLDTILSRLADYIEKAMKLAKKIKGAMVYPSTILAVAVVVTVVLLVYVIPIFAKMFSDFGQALPAPTQFVLALSDFTRKYFLLVIVLLFLLAAAFRWYYRQETGRRNVDRLLLRLPVIGSLLQRIAVARFSRTLGTMVSSGVPILESMDIVAKTAGNKIIEEAIIKARMSISEGKTIAEPLADSKVFPPMVTQMVAVGEATGALDAMLNKIADFYDDEVDSAVEAMTALLEPMLMVFLGVVIGGLVIAMYLPVFKLAGAVGG; translated from the coding sequence ATGACCAAATTCGCCTGGGAAGGGAAAAACCGCGGGGGTGGGCAGGTCGCGGGGGAGATGGAGGCCCCGAGCGAGGCGTTCGTCCTCGCCCAGCTGCGGCGGGAGCAGATCCTGCCCCTGAAGATCCGGAAGAAAGGCGCGGACCTGGCGATCCGGTTCCCATGGAAAGGGGAGAAGAAGGTCGGCGGGAGGGAGATGGCCATCTTCACCCGCCAGTTCGCCACCATGATCGACGCGGGGCTCCCCCTGGTCCAGTGTCTCGACATCCTCGGGATGCAGCAGGAGAACCCGTCGTTCAAGAAGGTGATCCTGAAGATCAAGGAGGACGTCGAGAGCGGATCCACCTTCGCCGACGCCCTTTCCAGGCACCCGAAGGTATTCGATGCCCTTTTCGTGAACCTCGTCGCCGCGGGAGAGGTGGGCGGGATGCTCGACACGATCCTGTCGCGCCTCGCGGATTACATCGAAAAGGCGATGAAGCTCGCGAAGAAGATCAAGGGGGCGATGGTCTATCCGTCCACGATCCTCGCCGTCGCCGTCGTCGTCACGGTCGTCCTGCTCGTGTACGTCATCCCGATCTTCGCGAAGATGTTCTCCGATTTCGGCCAGGCTCTCCCCGCTCCCACCCAGTTCGTCCTCGCGCTGAGCGACTTCACGCGGAAATATTTCCTGCTCGTCATCGTCCTCCTCTTCCTGCTCGCGGCGGCGTTCCGCTGGTACTACCGGCAGGAAACGGGTCGGAGGAACGTCGACCGTCTCCTGCTGCGGCTCCCGGTCATCGGCTCGCTGCTGCAGCGGATCGCGGTCGCGCGTTTCTCGCGGACCCTCGGGACGATGGTCAGCAGCGGCGTCCCCATCCTCGAGAGCATGGACATCGTGGCGAAAACGGCGGGGAACAAGATCATCGAAGAGGCGATCATCAAGGCCCGCATGAGCATCAGCGAGGGGAAGACGATCGCGGAACCGCTGGCCGACAGCAAGGTGTTCCCGCCGATGGTGACCCAGATGGTCGCCGTGGGCGAGGCCACGGGCGCCCTCGACGCGATGCTGAACAAGATCGCCGACTTCTACGACGACGAGGTCGACTCGGCGGTCGAGGCGATGACGGCGCTGCTCGAGCCGATGCTGATGGTCTTCCTCGGGGTGGTCATCGGCGGACTGGTGATCGCGATGTACCTGCCGGTGTTCAAGCTGGCGGGAGCCGTCGGGGGGTAG